The window GTGGCGATGCCGCCCGCGCGCTCGACCAGGAGAGTCTCGTATCCCACGGTGGGCTCCTTCCTCGCGTTACGTCGCCACGTCTCGCAGCGTCTTCGGCGCCATGACCGGGCCACTATAGCCGAGGGCCCGGCGGCCGGCAAATCAGCGCGCGGCGTTGTCGAAGCGCTGCAGCACGCCCTTGCCGTCCGGACGCGGCAGCTCCTCGAACCGCCCGCGCGTGTAGCGCCCGAGGACTCGGCGCCAGAACGCCTGCGCGTCGACGTTGCTCGCGAGCTCGCAGAGCTCCCACTTGCCCGGGAACATGTCGAAGACGCGCGTGGCGGCGCGCTCGCCCACGCCCCGCCGGCGGTAGCGCCGCAGGACGAAGAACTCGCTGATCTCCCGCGTGCCCCTGCCCGCGA is drawn from Candidatus Methylomirabilota bacterium and contains these coding sequences:
- a CDS encoding GNAT family N-acetyltransferase yields the protein MTVEVREARAGDRPVLRRLMQLYLYDFAAIDGWNIGDDGRYGSASRIARFWTDRTRTSFLVRLDGRLAGFVLIRDGAHFAGRGTREISEFFVLRRYRRRGVGERAATRVFDMFPGKWELCELASNVDAQAFWRRVLGRYTRGRFEELPRPDGKGVLQRFDNAAR